One segment of Stenotrophomonas sp. SAU14A_NAIMI4_8 DNA contains the following:
- a CDS encoding superoxide dismutase family protein, which produces MRLSHALLPLSAAVLLSACGSAPKKPQPTPPPPNVISTAQQAEANLSPASASIVSGRLVLKPESGGVHLTGLIGGLQPMQQAGFHIHERGDCSAVDASSAGNHFNPGGSAHGRAGSGKHHLGDIDNLQADAQGRANIDVHLKGVTLGGGAATDIAGRALVVHANADDYRSQPAGNAGVRIACGVIRVTR; this is translated from the coding sequence ATGCGTCTTTCACATGCCCTTCTGCCGCTGTCCGCCGCCGTGCTGCTGTCTGCCTGTGGCAGCGCGCCGAAGAAGCCGCAGCCCACGCCGCCGCCGCCGAACGTTATCAGCACCGCGCAGCAGGCCGAAGCGAACCTGTCGCCGGCCTCGGCCAGCATCGTCAGCGGTCGCCTGGTGTTGAAGCCGGAAAGTGGCGGCGTGCACCTGACCGGGTTGATCGGTGGGCTGCAGCCGATGCAGCAGGCCGGCTTCCACATCCACGAACGCGGTGACTGCAGTGCGGTCGATGCCAGCAGTGCCGGCAATCACTTCAACCCCGGCGGCAGCGCGCATGGTCGCGCCGGCAGTGGCAAGCATCACTTGGGTGACATCGACAACCTGCAGGCCGATGCGCAGGGCCGCGCCAACATCGATGTACACCTGAAGGGCGTTACCCTAGGCGGAGGCGCCGCCACCGATATCGCCGGTCGTGCACTGGTCGTGCATGCCAACGCCGATGACTATCGCAGCCAGCCCGCCGGCAATGCCGGCGTCCGCATCGCCTGCGGCGTGATCCGGGTTACCCGCTGA
- a CDS encoding uroporphyrinogen-III synthase → MTSMPDHTIPTGWTLISLRPQGQHAGLRRAAARYGGTTLAFSPWRLRRLQGAAVEQRLNQALACPRVVFTSPAAVAAAAAWVDLPAAQRGPWLTVGEGTARALQALGVADVQAPQRMDSEGLLGLPALDNVQGLQIGLVTAPGGRGLIAAQLQQAGAQILRSDVYERVPLRLPRRTLSRLTHSATPWLLGVSSGEALQRFWQQLSPAWQQRLRQQATVLAASERLAAQAQALGLQRVVRSEGPTVAQMTAAAHAALTAPAAN, encoded by the coding sequence ATGACGTCAATGCCCGACCATACGATACCCACTGGCTGGACCCTGATATCGCTGCGCCCGCAGGGGCAGCATGCCGGGTTGCGCCGCGCCGCAGCCCGCTACGGCGGGACCACGCTGGCGTTTTCGCCGTGGCGGCTGCGGCGCTTGCAGGGCGCGGCGGTGGAACAACGGCTGAACCAGGCGCTGGCCTGCCCGCGGGTGGTCTTCACCAGCCCGGCGGCGGTGGCGGCTGCAGCGGCGTGGGTGGACCTGCCCGCCGCGCAGCGCGGCCCGTGGCTGACCGTGGGCGAAGGCACCGCACGTGCATTGCAGGCGCTGGGCGTGGCCGACGTGCAGGCACCGCAGCGGATGGACAGCGAAGGGCTGCTGGGCCTGCCCGCCCTGGACAACGTGCAGGGGCTGCAGATCGGCCTGGTGACCGCCCCCGGCGGACGCGGGCTGATTGCCGCGCAATTGCAGCAGGCCGGTGCGCAGATCCTGCGTTCGGACGTGTACGAACGCGTGCCGCTGCGCCTGCCGCGCCGTACCTTGTCGCGATTGACCCATTCGGCGACGCCCTGGCTGCTGGGCGTCAGCAGCGGCGAGGCGTTGCAGCGGTTCTGGCAGCAGTTGTCGCCGGCCTGGCAGCAGCGCCTGCGCCAGCAGGCCACCGTGCTGGCCGCCAGCGAACGACTGGCGGCGCAGGCGCAGGCGCTGGGCCTGCAGCGCGTGGTGCGCAGCGAAGGCCCCACTGTCGCGCAGATGACCGCGGCCGCACACGCCGCACTCACCGCCCCGGCAGCGAACTGA
- the ntrC gene encoding nitrogen regulation protein NR(I): MSDVSFSAQRIWVVDDDRAVRFVLCTALREAGYQVDDFDSAAAALKALAENPPPALLFTDVRMPGDDGLVLLDKLKAALPQLPVVVMSAYTDVASTAGAFRGGAHEFLSKPFDLDDAVALAQRVLPAVAPALAAPTPVSEAPSDQPPQLVGDTPPMRALFRAIGRLAQAPLAVLITGETGTGKELVANALHRESPRAQGPFVALNTAAIPAELLESELFGHEAGAFTGAQRRHIGRFEQANGGTLFLDEIGDMPLPLQTRLLRVLAQGEFFRVGGRELIHVDVRVVAATHQDLEGLVAQGKFRADLLHRLDVVRLQLPPLRERREDIAQLASTFLAAAAHKLDTPPKRLTAAALQALREHDWPGNVRELENVCWRMAALAAAETIGVADVDTALNRTRQRRGSSHAAGADPGQWETLLSEWARRQLQEGAEGLHAQVRDRVDHALLEAALQITHGRRAEAAARLGLGRNTLTRKLGAGRRRGSH, translated from the coding sequence ATGTCTGACGTCTCTTTTTCCGCGCAGCGCATCTGGGTGGTCGACGATGACCGCGCCGTGCGCTTCGTGCTGTGCACCGCACTGCGTGAAGCCGGCTACCAGGTCGATGATTTCGACAGCGCGGCAGCGGCACTGAAAGCGCTGGCCGAGAACCCTCCACCGGCGCTGCTGTTCACCGATGTACGCATGCCCGGCGACGATGGCCTGGTGCTGCTGGACAAGCTGAAGGCCGCGTTGCCGCAGCTGCCGGTGGTGGTGATGTCGGCCTACACCGATGTGGCCAGCACCGCCGGTGCGTTCCGCGGTGGCGCCCACGAATTCCTGTCCAAGCCCTTCGATCTGGACGATGCCGTGGCGCTGGCCCAGCGCGTGCTGCCAGCGGTGGCCCCGGCCCTGGCCGCGCCGACCCCGGTGAGCGAAGCGCCCAGCGACCAGCCGCCGCAGCTGGTGGGTGACACCCCGCCCATGCGCGCGCTGTTCCGTGCCATCGGCCGCCTGGCGCAGGCACCGCTGGCGGTGCTGATCACCGGCGAAACCGGCACCGGCAAGGAGCTGGTGGCCAACGCGCTGCACCGTGAATCGCCGCGTGCGCAGGGCCCGTTCGTGGCGCTCAACACCGCCGCGATCCCGGCCGAGCTGCTGGAAAGCGAATTGTTCGGCCACGAAGCGGGCGCCTTTACCGGCGCGCAGCGCCGCCATATCGGCCGCTTTGAGCAGGCCAACGGCGGCACCCTGTTCCTGGATGAAATCGGCGACATGCCGCTGCCACTGCAGACCCGCCTGCTGCGTGTGCTGGCCCAGGGCGAGTTCTTCCGGGTCGGCGGACGCGAGTTGATCCATGTGGACGTGCGCGTGGTCGCCGCCACCCACCAGGATCTGGAAGGGCTGGTCGCGCAGGGCAAGTTCCGCGCCGATCTGCTGCACCGTTTGGATGTGGTGCGCCTGCAGCTGCCACCGCTGCGCGAGCGCCGCGAAGACATCGCGCAGCTGGCCAGCACCTTCCTGGCCGCTGCCGCGCACAAGCTGGACACACCGCCGAAGCGGCTGACCGCCGCTGCCCTGCAGGCGCTGCGCGAGCACGATTGGCCCGGCAACGTGCGCGAACTGGAAAATGTCTGCTGGCGCATGGCCGCGCTGGCCGCCGCCGAGACCATCGGCGTGGCCGACGTGGACACCGCGCTGAACCGCACCCGCCAGCGCCGTGGTAGTAGCCACGCAGCGGGTGCCGATCCGGGGCAGTGGGAAACCCTGCTGTCCGAATGGGCGCGCCGGCAGTTGCAGGAAGGGGCCGAAGGCCTGCATGCGCAGGTGCGCGATCGGGTGGACCACGCCCTGCTGGAGGCCGCCCTGCAGATCACCCACGGCCGCCGTGCCGAGGCCGCCGCGCGCCTGGGGCTGGGCCGCAATACGCTCACCCGCAAGCTGGGTGCTGGCCGCCGCCGCGGCAGCCATTGA
- the secB gene encoding protein-export chaperone SecB — MSEEITNGAAAPVDAATGPAFTVEKIYVKDVSFESPNAPTIFNDQVQPELQLNLNQQVQRLGENAFEVVLAVTLTCQAGERTAYVAEVKQAGVFGLVGLDPQSIDVLLGTQCPNILFPYVRQLVSDLIQAGGFPPFFLQPINFEGLYAETLRQRQEQGDAPSLADSEPAGNA, encoded by the coding sequence ATGTCCGAAGAGATCACCAACGGCGCCGCTGCGCCGGTCGATGCCGCTACCGGCCCCGCTTTCACCGTCGAGAAGATCTACGTCAAGGACGTTTCCTTCGAGTCGCCGAACGCACCGACCATCTTCAATGACCAGGTGCAGCCGGAGCTGCAGCTGAACCTGAACCAGCAGGTGCAGCGCCTGGGCGAAAACGCCTTCGAAGTCGTGCTGGCCGTGACCCTGACCTGCCAGGCCGGTGAGCGCACCGCCTACGTGGCCGAAGTGAAGCAGGCCGGCGTGTTCGGCCTGGTCGGCCTGGACCCGCAGTCGATCGACGTGCTGCTGGGCACCCAGTGCCCGAACATCCTGTTCCCGTACGTGCGCCAGCTGGTCAGCGACCTGATCCAGGCCGGCGGCTTCCCGCCGTTCTTCCTGCAGCCGATCAACTTCGAAGGCCTGTACGCCGAAACCCTGCGCCAGCGCCAGGAACAGGGCGACGCGCCGTCGCTGGCTGATTCCGAGCCGGCCGGCAACGCCTGA
- a CDS encoding HigA family addiction module antitoxin, translating into MRTVPYPAPGEILLHEFLQPLGITQYRLAKAIGVAQRRIGEIVTGHRAVTADTGLRLSRYFGVSDKFWIGLQADFDAAMTKEKLAEVLARIEPYNAVA; encoded by the coding sequence ATGCGAACCGTCCCCTACCCCGCTCCAGGCGAGATCCTGCTGCACGAATTCCTGCAGCCACTTGGCATCACCCAGTACCGATTGGCCAAGGCCATTGGCGTGGCGCAGCGCCGGATCGGCGAGATTGTTACGGGCCATCGCGCCGTAACGGCAGACACTGGCCTGCGCCTGTCGCGCTACTTCGGCGTCTCTGACAAGTTCTGGATCGGCCTGCAGGCCGACTTCGATGCGGCGATGACCAAGGAGAAGCTGGCTGAGGTCCTGGCGCGGATCGAGCCTTACAACGCGGTGGCATGA
- a CDS encoding heme biosynthesis HemY N-terminal domain-containing protein — protein MKPVQSLVVLLLAVAIGIVAAQWLGAEDLNRYGEVILRHGGYDYHSNLPKVALLAVIAVLVLWLLWSLIAAPFRAWGRYRRKQGRVRLIDGLQAYEQGQWQRAEKLLDGAAQDSEVTAIALANAVRSAQARADGAGGETLLQRLGERDATLHALLRAEQLLARDLPVDAINALDVAAIQPLPPRGLWLRTEALARAGRAHEAYGQLGALRQSKVLPSEAASELEARLAAQALLEAADVNALAAQWETTPKALRPTPDVVGAYATRAVALEWDEPALLALEQALDQRWDDELVALYGRLPVDRLATRQANLQRWRNVHADSAALRLAQGRVALAQQDWAAAETFLHEAVAAGAGAPAWEALGEAFAQRGEPALAAQCLGNALRLQRGEDSVALVRDGTAEAPLRATVEEQPTAVQPPVYDANEERDAFGNPRLP, from the coding sequence ATGAAGCCCGTGCAATCCCTGGTCGTGCTGTTGCTGGCCGTGGCCATTGGCATCGTTGCCGCGCAATGGCTGGGCGCCGAAGACCTGAACCGCTATGGCGAGGTGATCCTGCGCCACGGTGGCTACGACTACCACAGCAACCTGCCCAAGGTGGCGCTGCTGGCGGTGATCGCCGTGCTGGTGCTGTGGCTGCTGTGGAGCCTGATTGCCGCACCGTTCCGTGCCTGGGGCCGCTACCGCCGCAAGCAGGGCCGGGTGCGCCTGATCGATGGCCTGCAGGCCTATGAACAGGGCCAGTGGCAGCGCGCGGAAAAGCTCCTGGACGGTGCTGCGCAGGATTCGGAGGTGACGGCGATCGCGCTGGCCAACGCGGTGCGCAGCGCGCAGGCGCGGGCCGACGGCGCCGGCGGTGAAACGCTGCTGCAGCGGCTGGGCGAGCGCGATGCCACGCTGCATGCGTTGCTGCGCGCCGAGCAGCTGCTGGCCCGCGATCTGCCGGTGGATGCGATCAATGCGCTGGACGTGGCGGCGATCCAGCCGCTGCCGCCGCGTGGCCTGTGGCTGCGCACCGAAGCGCTGGCCCGCGCCGGCCGTGCCCACGAGGCATACGGCCAGCTGGGCGCGCTGCGCCAGAGCAAGGTACTGCCCAGCGAAGCCGCCAGCGAACTGGAAGCCCGGCTTGCCGCGCAGGCGCTGCTGGAAGCGGCCGATGTGAACGCGCTGGCCGCACAGTGGGAAACCACGCCCAAGGCGCTGCGGCCGACGCCCGATGTGGTGGGTGCCTATGCCACCCGCGCGGTGGCGCTGGAATGGGACGAACCTGCCCTGCTGGCACTGGAACAGGCACTGGACCAGCGCTGGGACGACGAACTGGTGGCGCTGTACGGGCGCCTGCCGGTAGACCGCCTGGCCACCCGCCAGGCCAACCTGCAGCGCTGGCGCAACGTGCATGCGGATTCGGCAGCGCTGCGCCTGGCCCAGGGCCGGGTGGCACTGGCGCAGCAGGATTGGGCGGCGGCGGAAACCTTCCTGCACGAGGCCGTTGCCGCCGGTGCGGGTGCGCCGGCCTGGGAAGCGCTGGGCGAAGCCTTCGCCCAGCGTGGCGAACCGGCACTGGCCGCGCAGTGCCTGGGCAACGCCCTGCGCCTGCAGCGCGGCGAGGACAGCGTGGCGCTGGTGCGTGACGGCACCGCCGAGGCACCGCTGCGGGCCACGGTGGAAGAGCAGCCGACGGCGGTGCAGCCGCCGGTGTATGACGCGAACGAAGAACGCGACGCGTTCGGCAACCCGCGGTTGCCGTGA
- a CDS encoding uroporphyrinogen-III C-methyltransferase, translated as MNDTSPPAAPRSRARWLLATAVVVGLAAAGYGAWYYWQHQQREQQAQAQTAAVQLQGLEAAVDALRRDQRASSQRLQDAAATNRVLRDEMLGLSQRSALLEENLAKLTESANLGRQAVQRDEAELLLTQAAQRLAFADDVDGARRLYGLAATALAELPDSDGLNLRQALVQEREALDALGDGPRVLALQRLDAVSQALQRLPSQVQPSSPVAPVARPWWQAVIAAFVDITPSRLQGPLTAGERASAEQALELELTLARAAIERGDGRGRDAALARVDQWAQRRWPDSPALRAQRAELQALRQLPLQADGNVLGSTLRQLRTQTDRR; from the coding sequence ATGAACGACACTTCGCCCCCTGCCGCCCCCCGTTCCCGTGCCCGCTGGCTGCTGGCCACTGCCGTGGTGGTGGGCCTGGCGGCTGCCGGCTATGGCGCCTGGTACTACTGGCAGCACCAGCAGCGCGAACAGCAGGCGCAGGCGCAGACCGCCGCCGTGCAGTTGCAGGGCCTGGAAGCAGCGGTGGACGCCCTGCGCCGCGACCAGCGCGCCAGCAGCCAGCGCCTGCAGGATGCGGCGGCCACCAACCGCGTGCTGCGCGACGAGATGCTGGGCCTGTCCCAGCGCAGCGCGCTGCTGGAAGAAAACCTGGCCAAGCTGACCGAGAGCGCCAACCTGGGCCGCCAGGCGGTGCAGCGCGACGAGGCCGAGCTGCTGCTGACCCAGGCCGCCCAGCGCCTGGCCTTCGCCGACGATGTGGATGGCGCGCGCCGCCTGTACGGCCTGGCCGCCACCGCGCTGGCCGAACTGCCCGACAGCGATGGCCTGAACCTGCGCCAGGCGCTGGTGCAGGAACGCGAAGCGCTGGATGCACTGGGCGATGGCCCGCGCGTGCTGGCCCTGCAGCGCTTGGATGCGGTCTCGCAGGCGTTGCAGCGCCTGCCTTCGCAGGTGCAGCCCAGCTCGCCCGTGGCGCCGGTCGCGCGGCCCTGGTGGCAGGCGGTCATCGCAGCCTTCGTCGATATCACCCCCAGCCGCCTGCAGGGGCCACTGACCGCCGGCGAACGTGCCAGCGCCGAACAGGCACTGGAACTGGAACTGACCCTGGCCCGTGCCGCCATTGAGCGCGGTGATGGCCGCGGCCGCGATGCCGCGCTGGCCCGTGTGGACCAGTGGGCGCAGCGCCGCTGGCCGGATTCACCAGCCCTGCGCGCGCAACGTGCTGAACTGCAGGCCCTGCGCCAACTGCCGCTACAGGCCGATGGCAACGTACTTGGCAGCACGCTGCGGCAGCTGCGCACCCAGACCGACCGGAGGTAA
- a CDS encoding YiiD C-terminal domain-containing protein, with amino-acid sequence MSVDALTSSLASLQDVLDCMPAVRAMQIRLDGYADGVLRITAPLAANVNDKGNAFGGSLASVLTLSGWALVSLRLRLAGHDAEVYVADSNLRYLAPVYEDLHAHAAAAESSAWDTFLSTFRQRGKARISIVATQPGADGRPAAEFSGRFVAFAKG; translated from the coding sequence ATGTCCGTTGATGCCCTGACTTCCTCGCTGGCCTCCCTGCAGGACGTGCTCGACTGCATGCCGGCCGTGCGCGCCATGCAGATCCGTCTGGATGGCTACGCCGACGGCGTGCTGCGCATCACCGCGCCGCTGGCCGCCAACGTCAACGATAAGGGCAATGCCTTCGGCGGCAGCCTGGCCTCGGTGCTCACCCTGTCCGGCTGGGCCCTGGTCAGCCTGCGCCTGCGCCTGGCCGGGCACGACGCCGAGGTCTACGTGGCCGACAGCAACCTGCGCTACCTGGCGCCGGTCTACGAGGACCTGCACGCCCATGCGGCCGCCGCCGAAAGCAGCGCCTGGGACACCTTCCTGTCCACCTTCCGCCAGCGCGGCAAGGCACGCATCAGCATCGTCGCCACCCAGCCCGGCGCCGATGGCCGCCCGGCGGCTGAATTCAGTGGTCGCTTCGTTGCCTTCGCCAAAGGGTAG
- a CDS encoding superoxide dismutase family protein, with protein sequence MRLIHTSLFAAIAALGLAACSQPATPEAEAPATTPAEGSAAPADPASAPAADAAAAATTEATASAELAPTQGNETKGSVTFKVVDGKVHVSGQISGLKPGSEHGFHIHEKGDCSAPDGMSAGGHFNPGKQDHGSVAADPHHGGDMPNIKADDKGVATIDGPVSSNVNIGKGDDFDIIGRGLIVHADADDYKTQPTGNAGARLACAVIQKAP encoded by the coding sequence ATGCGTCTGATCCACACTTCGCTGTTCGCGGCCATCGCCGCCCTGGGCCTGGCGGCCTGCAGCCAGCCGGCCACGCCGGAAGCCGAAGCACCGGCCACCACCCCGGCCGAAGGTTCGGCAGCACCGGCCGATCCGGCCAGTGCCCCGGCTGCCGACGCGGCTGCTGCCGCCACCACCGAAGCCACGGCCAGCGCCGAACTGGCACCGACCCAGGGCAATGAAACCAAGGGCAGCGTCACCTTCAAGGTGGTCGATGGCAAGGTGCACGTCAGCGGCCAGATCAGTGGCCTGAAGCCAGGCAGCGAGCACGGCTTCCACATCCATGAAAAGGGTGACTGCAGCGCGCCGGACGGCATGAGCGCCGGCGGCCACTTCAACCCGGGCAAGCAGGACCACGGCAGCGTGGCGGCCGATCCGCACCACGGCGGCGACATGCCCAACATCAAGGCCGACGACAAGGGCGTGGCCACCATCGATGGCCCGGTGTCCAGCAACGTCAACATCGGCAAGGGTGATGACTTCGACATCATCGGCCGAGGCCTGATCGTCCACGCCGACGCCGACGACTACAAGACCCAGCCGACCGGCAACGCCGGCGCGCGCCTGGCTTGCGCGGTCATCCAGAAGGCCCCGTAA
- a CDS encoding rhodanese-like domain-containing protein — protein sequence MNYEELLAFAGRNPMLSAALVGLTVAIIVTEVRRLFRGFKGIKPAELTQLMNAGGAVVVDLSASGDFEKGHIAGSRQAQASAFGPEHKLVANAKQSPVVLVCRSGNASETAAKALKKAGFEKVFVLDGGIPAWQQAELPLVKGRN from the coding sequence GTGAATTACGAAGAGCTGCTGGCCTTTGCCGGCCGAAACCCGATGCTGTCCGCAGCCCTGGTGGGCCTGACCGTGGCGATCATCGTCACCGAGGTCCGCCGCCTGTTCCGGGGCTTCAAGGGCATCAAGCCGGCTGAACTGACCCAGCTGATGAATGCCGGCGGTGCCGTGGTGGTCGATCTGTCGGCCAGTGGCGACTTCGAGAAGGGCCACATCGCCGGCAGCCGCCAGGCGCAGGCCAGCGCGTTCGGTCCGGAGCACAAGCTGGTGGCCAACGCCAAGCAGAGCCCGGTGGTGTTGGTGTGCCGCAGCGGCAACGCTTCGGAAACCGCCGCCAAGGCGCTGAAGAAGGCCGGTTTCGAAAAAGTTTTCGTGCTCGACGGCGGCATTCCCGCCTGGCAGCAGGCCGAACTGCCGCTGGTCAAGGGTCGCAACTGA
- a CDS encoding acetyl-CoA C-acetyltransferase, with protein sequence MPGISMPNARPVAILGGVRIPFCRQNTAYSDVGNLGMSVRTLGALVERFGLHGQQLGEVAMGAVIKHSSDWNLGREATLSSGLSPLTPGITLQRACGTSLDSIITVANKIALGQIESGIGGGSDTTSDVPIVYGKKLRARLLAANRAKTTGDKIRALTSGFKFSELKPEFPGVAEPRTGKSMGDHCEDMAKEWNISRDSQDEWAVSSHKKLAAAYERGFFNDLIAPFRGVERDNILRADTSLEKLATLKPAFDKVSGRGTLTAANSTPLTDGAAAVLLASEEWARAHGHEPQAYLRDAHVSAVDFVHGEGLLMAPTVAVPEMLKRNGLTLQDFDIYEIHEAFAAQVLCTLRAWESEDYCRNRLGLDAPMGRIDPDKINLLGSSLATGHPFAATGARVIATAAKQLAERGGGRALVSICTAGGMGVVAIVER encoded by the coding sequence ATGCCAGGTATCTCCATGCCCAACGCTCGTCCCGTCGCCATCCTCGGTGGCGTCCGCATTCCGTTCTGCCGCCAGAACACCGCGTATTCGGATGTCGGCAACCTTGGCATGTCGGTACGTACGCTGGGCGCGCTGGTCGAACGGTTCGGCCTGCATGGCCAGCAACTGGGCGAAGTGGCCATGGGTGCGGTCATCAAGCATTCCAGCGACTGGAACCTGGGCCGCGAGGCCACCCTGTCCTCGGGCCTGTCGCCTTTGACCCCGGGCATCACCCTGCAGCGCGCCTGCGGCACCTCGCTGGACAGCATCATCACCGTCGCCAACAAGATTGCCCTGGGGCAGATCGAATCGGGCATCGGTGGCGGTTCCGATACCACCTCCGACGTGCCGATCGTCTACGGCAAGAAGCTGCGCGCGCGCCTGCTGGCCGCCAACCGGGCCAAGACCACCGGCGACAAGATCCGTGCCCTCACCTCGGGGTTCAAGTTCTCTGAACTGAAGCCCGAGTTCCCTGGCGTGGCCGAGCCGCGCACCGGCAAGAGCATGGGCGATCACTGTGAGGACATGGCCAAGGAATGGAACATCTCGCGCGATTCGCAGGACGAGTGGGCTGTCTCGTCGCACAAGAAGCTGGCCGCCGCCTATGAGCGCGGCTTCTTCAATGACCTGATCGCACCGTTCCGCGGCGTGGAGCGCGACAACATCCTGCGCGCCGATACCTCGCTGGAAAAGCTGGCCACGCTGAAGCCGGCGTTCGACAAGGTGTCCGGCCGTGGCACGCTCACCGCAGCCAATTCCACCCCGCTCACCGACGGCGCCGCGGCCGTGCTGCTGGCCAGCGAAGAGTGGGCACGCGCGCACGGCCACGAGCCGCAGGCCTACCTGCGCGATGCGCACGTATCGGCGGTGGATTTCGTGCACGGCGAAGGCCTGCTGATGGCGCCGACCGTGGCCGTGCCGGAAATGCTGAAGCGCAATGGCCTGACCCTGCAGGATTTCGACATCTACGAAATCCATGAAGCCTTCGCCGCGCAGGTGCTGTGCACCCTGCGCGCGTGGGAGAGCGAGGATTACTGCCGTAACCGCCTGGGCCTGGATGCACCGATGGGCCGCATCGATCCGGACAAGATCAACCTGCTGGGATCGTCGCTGGCCACCGGCCACCCGTTCGCCGCCACCGGCGCCCGCGTGATCGCCACCGCTGCCAAGCAGCTGGCCGAACGTGGCGGCGGCCGTGCCCTGGTGTCGATCTGCACCGCCGGCGGCATGGGCGTGGTGGCGATCGTCGAACGCTGA
- a CDS encoding ATP-binding protein → MSDPAPPPSLDALGTPLAWAGADGRIVGCNPAFARWLGVSVRRLLGQPLAALEVQGEALAHFLARDERDSLRLNRLALAVPGEGARFAEGWMSRRDDGGWLLEAHPVDEFPGLDPTQALPSALSAALKGLAHELRNPLAGLKGAAQLLARRAAQRDASERELIELIGSEIERLNGLLDQLLSPAPAAPHAPLNIHASLERVLRLAESEAGWAVRLQRDYDPSIPEFAGDADRLTQAVWNLVRNAIQAGAGVITLRTRVEHGVRIAEQLHTLALRLEIADDGRGVPEELAEHLFLPLVSGRAEGTGLGLALAQQVTREHRGTLTYRSRPGHTVFTLLLPIGNGTAPAEEAPRDV, encoded by the coding sequence ATGTCCGACCCCGCACCCCCGCCGTCCCTTGATGCCCTCGGCACGCCGCTGGCCTGGGCCGGGGCCGATGGCCGCATCGTCGGCTGCAACCCCGCCTTCGCCCGCTGGCTGGGCGTCAGCGTCCGCCGCCTGCTGGGCCAACCGCTGGCCGCGCTGGAAGTGCAGGGCGAGGCACTGGCCCATTTCCTGGCCCGCGACGAGCGCGACAGCCTGCGCCTGAACCGGCTGGCGCTGGCCGTACCGGGCGAAGGCGCGCGCTTCGCCGAAGGCTGGATGAGCCGCCGCGATGACGGCGGCTGGCTGCTGGAAGCGCACCCGGTGGATGAATTTCCTGGCCTGGACCCGACCCAAGCCCTGCCCAGCGCGCTCAGCGCCGCCTTGAAGGGCCTGGCCCACGAACTGCGCAACCCGCTGGCCGGGCTGAAGGGCGCCGCCCAGCTGCTGGCGCGCCGCGCGGCCCAGCGCGATGCCAGCGAACGCGAACTGATCGAACTGATCGGCTCGGAAATCGAACGCCTCAACGGCTTGCTCGACCAGCTGCTGTCGCCGGCACCGGCCGCGCCGCACGCCCCGCTGAACATCCACGCTTCGCTGGAGCGCGTGCTGCGCCTGGCCGAAAGCGAAGCCGGGTGGGCGGTGCGCCTGCAGCGCGACTACGACCCCAGCATTCCCGAATTCGCCGGCGACGCCGACCGTCTCACCCAGGCCGTGTGGAACCTGGTGCGCAACGCCATCCAGGCCGGCGCCGGGGTCATCACCCTGCGCACGCGCGTCGAACATGGCGTGCGCATTGCCGAACAACTGCACACGCTGGCACTGCGCCTGGAAATTGCCGACGACGGCCGCGGCGTGCCCGAAGAACTGGCCGAGCACCTGTTCCTGCCGCTGGTCAGCGGCCGCGCCGAGGGCACCGGGCTTGGCCTGGCGCTGGCCCAGCAGGTCACCCGCGAGCATCGCGGCACGCTGACCTACCGCTCGCGCCCCGGCCATACCGTGTTTACCCTGCTGCTGCCGATCGGCAACGGCACCGCCCCGGCCGAGGAGGCCCCGCGCGATGTCTGA